Proteins from one Erpetoichthys calabaricus chromosome 11, fErpCal1.3, whole genome shotgun sequence genomic window:
- the sypa gene encoding synaptophysin a, with protein sequence MDVANQLAASGQFKVAKEPLGFIKFLQWFFAIFAFATCGSYSGEFKVSVHCKNKTESKLNIEVEFEYPFRLHQVYYDAPTCKGGTPERLFLIGDYSSSAQFFVTIAVFAFLYSMGALATYFFLQTKYRENNKGPMIDFIVTVVFTFMWLVSSAAWAKGLSDVKMATDPERNIDMIEACKNTENKCEEVQDPVMSGLNTSVVFGFLNFILWAGNIWFVFKETGWTAPFMRYPPPAQGKQPAPDSFGTPGYGQDARGYGQPDPYGAPQGGYQPEYGQQGGYSQQGGYNQGGDFNQGGYGQQGAPTSFSNQM encoded by the exons TTCTTCGCCATCTTTGCATTTGCTACATGTGGTAGCTACAGTGGAGAGTTCAAAGTGAGCGTGCACTGCAAGAATAAGACAGAAAGCAAACTAAATATTGAGGTAGAGTTTGAGTACCCTTTCAG ACTCCACCAGGTTTACTATGATGCACCCACATGCAAAGGTGGCACTCCTGAACGATTGTTCCTTATTGGGGATTACTCTTCATCAGCACAGTTCTTTGTGACAATTGCAGTCTTTGCCTTCCTCTACTCAATGGGAGCCCTAgccacatactttttcttgcagACCAAGTACCGTGAAAACAACAAAGGACCAATGATT GACTTCATTGTGACAGTGGTATTCACTTTCATGTGGCTTGTGAGCTCTGCTGCTTGGGCCAAGGGCTTGTCTGATGTGAAGATGGCTACAGACCCAGAGCGCAACATTGATATGATTGAGGCTTGCAAGAATACAGAGAATAAATGTGAGGAGGTGCAAGATCCGGTCATGTCTGGGCTCAACACATCTGTG GTTTTTGGCTTCTTGAACTTCATTCTCTGGGCTGGCAACATCTGGTTTGTGTTTAAGGAAACTGGCTGGACTGCACCTTTCATGCGCTACCCTCCACCCGCTCAGGGAAAGCAGCCTGCTCCCGATTCCTTTGGCACTCCTGGCTATGGTCAAGATGCTCGAGGTTATGGTCAACCCGATCCTTATGGGGCCCCACAAGGAGGCTACCAACCTGAATATGGCCAGCAAGGAGGTTACAGCCAGCAAGGAGGATACAACCAGggtggtgacttcaaccagggAGGTTATGGCCAGCAAGGGGCACCAACTTCTTTCTCCAATCAGATGTaa